One Plasmodium vivax chromosome 13, whole genome shotgun sequence genomic region harbors:
- a CDS encoding hypothetical protein, conserved (encoded by transcript PVX_086070A) codes for MNTGIKAKKGYESRRNDMSDLDKIRSKLEALKSKTEVKTDERIEIAKKNDPFNDLKVHILNVLDETRKCIREKESLQNVHGNNIEVIKRGNIIYNNMKNLDTYFLKLEEILKKQEKKKYAYSREELFDKNETFELLKRQIYECKKLSNYEHIKDTCVMDFSDFKNKQQVERKQTRNNSGEEDDMVIINRWKERDKIFNEEILKIGEVIDRIGANAVFITNKAEEQNEIIIDLQDHTDKTQNNVKEVNVEIKKVMKKHSQTTWCCRISLVIILIILVMITSNVISNKFIKSL; via the exons ATGAATACGGGGAttaaggcaaaaaaggggtacgAAAGCAGGCGAAATGATATGAGCGATTTAGACAAAATAAGAAGCAAGTTGGAGGCActgaaaagcaaaacagaaGTGAAGACAGACGAAAGGATAgaaattgccaaaaaaaatgacccgTTTAACGATCTTAAAgtgcacattttaaatgtcCTAGATGAGACCAGAAAATGCATAAGGGAAAAGGAGAGCTTACAAAACGTCCATGGAAATAACATCGAGGtgataaaaaggggaaacatcATTTACAacaatatgaaaaatttagaTACCTACTTTTTAAAGTTAGAAGAAATACTAAAAAAacaggagaagaaaaaatatgcctacAGTAGGGAGGaattatttgataaaaatgaaacctTCGAGCTGTTGAAGAGGCAGATTTATGAATGCAAAAAGTTGAGCAATTATGAGCACATTAAGGACACTTGCGTGATGGACTTCTCCGATTTTAAGAATAAGCAGCAGGTGGAGA GAAAACAAACGAGGAACAACAGTGGCGAAGAAGACGACATGGTCATAATAAACAGGTGGAAAGAAagagataaaatatttaacgaggaaattttgaaaatcgGAGAAGTGATCGATCGAATAGGAGCCAACGCCGTTTTTATAACAAACAAGgcggaggaacaaaatgaaataatcaTAGATTTACAGGACCACACTGATAAGACGCAAAATAATGTGAAAGAAGTTAATGTGGAAATTAAGAAGGTGATGAAAAAGCATTCGCAGACGACCTGGTGTTGCAGAATTTCCCTCGTCATTATTTTGATTATATTGGTGATGATAACGTCGAATGTTATTTCGAATAAATTCATCAAAAGTTTGTGA
- a CDS encoding fibrillarin, putative (encoded by transcript PVX_086075A), with protein MTDAFRGGSGNFKKGNKDFKKGNNNNNNNNAVRKGGMWKGNNGGRGGGGPRGGGGGGRGGGGPRGGGGGGGRGARGGGRGGGGPRGGSGGGRFGGGNNNNKKNFKKDGKSGKVIVVPHRFPGVFLLKGKSDILVTKNLVPGESVYGEKRYEVMGDNEKIEYRVWNPFRSKLGACLMGGVGNMPIKPGCKVLYLGAANGTSVSHVSDMVGDEGVVYAVEFSHRSGRDLTNMSKKRSNVVPIVEDARQPIKYRMLVDMVDVVFADVAQPDQARIVAMNAHMFLKTGGWFIISIKANCVDSTAKPEVVFASEMEKLKKESCKPKEKLTLEPFHRNHAIVLGMYR; from the coding sequence ACGCATTTCGAGGCGGATCCGggaatttcaaaaaaggcaacaaagATTTCAAGAAAGGAAACAacaataataacaataacaaTGCCGTGCGCAAGGGAGGCATGTGGAAGGGCAACAATGGAGGACGAGGCGGAGGTGGTCCAAGAGGTGGCGGCGGCGGAGGAAGAGGTGGAGGTGGTCCAAGAGGTggcggcggaggaggaggaagaggggctaggggaggaggaagaggcggaGGCGGCCCAAGAGGTGgcagcggaggaggaagatttGGAGGTGGAaacaataacaataaaaaaaatttcaaaaaagatGGAAAATCAGGAAAAGTTATTGTAGTGCCTCATAGATTCCCAGGAGTCTTTCTCCTAAAAGGAAAGTCAGACATTCTTGTAACCAAAAATCTGGTCCCAGGGGAAAGTGTCtatggagaaaaaagataCGAAGTAATGGGAgacaatgaaaaaatagaataccGAGTTTGGAATCCTTTTCGTTCCAAATTGGGTGCATGCCTAATGGGTGGTGTTGGCAACATGCCCATCAAACCAGGGTGTAAAGTTCTCTACTTGGGGGCAGCCAATGGAACGTCCGTATCTCACGTATCAGATATGGTAGGCGACGAAGGAGTTGTTTATGCCGTTGAATTTTCCCACAGGTCAGGCAGAGACCTAACCAACATGTCAAAAAAGAGGTCCAATGTTGTGCCCATTGTAGAGGATGCTAGACAGCCAATTAAGTACCGTATGCTAGTAGACATGGTGGACGTCGTTTTTGCCGATGTGGCACAGCCAGATCAGGCACGTATTGTTGCTATGAATGCtcatatgtttttaaaaactggAGGATGGTTTATAATATCTATTAAGGCCAACTGTGTGGATTCTACTGCCAAACCGGAGGTCGTTTTTGCTTCCGAAATggagaaattgaaaaaggaaagttgTAAACCGAAGGAGAAGCTAACATTGGAACCCTTTCATCGTAACCATGCCATCGTTTTGGGCATGTATAGGTAG
- a CDS encoding hypothetical protein, conserved (encoded by transcript PVX_086065A) produces MDNQHNNAEYPAAYPPNVPSQPNQPNQPDQNDLNKQMYDYYYYNSNPDGAMGNKRGYNNMPGDAPFDGNYAMNYGYMDPSFYHMNSGMPPMGSMMNPYSNAMSRFPSRMEEHPSSYRYSNLDHTYRGGMKYKMGANNASSSSFHSSLANYNNEEKKNILEMTNTTTYNVNTLLRNNILSSEYFRSLVPLKTFKEVVDEIHLYADHVEPYCIGSTRAPSTLFCCLYKLFTMHLSEKQMKMLIESRDSCYIRACGFLYLRYVHSPANLWMWFEPYLLDEDQFVTSADKRKKQTIGEYIQCLLADDKYFNTVLPRMPIKIKNTYGARLMLMNDHRRRLKRNKEKMHKFVKGEPVMAYVNGEWEKGEIGGIVNHGKEKIFVRIRKIDGNEKLVNMGYVKLGSKDPDRERDADRGDATERSRSRSRNEKTHRRRSRSRSGKRRRRRSRSRGRDRSRSRSRSRSLHRGRHRDRSRDRDRSHDRERRRKRRTSEERSEKKHSSHDKSHRDHRDRSPTKRGRKSHEESHRKQDKSASRSSRSYSSGEGKEHRKDKYQINEGELINKFRKIESQKALATGKDYARRPTSYKSSLTIRVENIQTRKKSISRSPKRIDKTVSHLQKDEKGTENVATEDSKLMQLMQRYNKEDDGEAKSKMNAGDMDEMDVMTLG; encoded by the exons ATGGACAACCAGCACAACAATGCAGAATACCCCGCCGCGTACCCGCCGAACGTGCCCAGTCAGCCAAATCAACCCAATCAGCCGGACCAAAATGACCTAAACAAGCAGATGTACGACTACTATTACTACAATAGTAACCCCGATGGAGCTATGGGCAACAAGAGGGGCTATAACAATATGCCGGGAGACGCCCCCTTCGACG GAAATTACGCCATGAATTACGGCTACATGGACCCGTCCTTCTACCACATGAACAGTGGAATGCCCCCGATGGGCAGTATGATGAACCCATACAGTAACGCCATGAGTAGATTCCCAAGCAGAATGGAAGAACACCCGAGTAGCTACAGATATAGCAATCTAGACCACACATATAGGGGGggtatgaaatataaaatgggTGCAAACAATGCATCTAGTAGCTCCTTCCATTCATCTCTAGctaattataataatgaagaaaaaaaaaatatcctcgAAATGACAAACACTACAACGTACAATGTTAATACGTTACTcagaaataatattttatcgtCTGAATACTTCAGATCGCTAGTTCCACTGAAAACGTTTAAGGAGGTGGTGGACGAAATTCACTTATATGCCGACCATGTGGAACCCTACTGCATTGGGAGCACGCGCGCGCCCTCCACTCTCTTTTGCTGCCTCTACAAGCTGTTCACCATGCATTTGTCGGAGAAGCAG ATGAAGATGTTGATCGAAAGCCGAGACTCCTGCTACATACGAGCCTGCGGGTTTTTATATTTGAGATACGTCCACTCTCCTGCCAAT CTGTGGATGTGGTTCGAGCCCTACCTGCTGGATGAAGACCAGTTTGTCACATCAGCCGACAAacggaagaagcagacgaTAGGCGAGTACATTCAGTGCCTCCTGGCGGACGATAAGTATTTCAACACAG TCCTCCCGAGGATGcccataaaaataaaaaacacctATGGTGCGCGGCTGATGCTGATGAATGACCATAGGAGGAGGCTCAAAAGGAACAAAGAGAAGATGCACAAGTTTGTGAAGGGAGAACCCGTTATGGCATATGTCAA CGGCGAGTGGGAGAAGGGCGAAATCGGAGGCATCGTGAACCACGGGAAGGAAAAGATTTTCGTCAGAATCAGAAAAATCGATGGGAACGAAAAGCTCGTTAACATGGGGTACGTGAAGCTGGGCTCGAAGGACCCCGACAGGGAGAGGGACGCAGACAGGGGGGATGCCACCGAGAGGAGCCGCAGCAGGAGCAGAAATGAGAAAACGCACAGAAGGCGCAGCAGAAGTAGGAGcgggaaaagaaggaggcGACGGAGCAGGAGCAGGGGCAGAGACAGGAGCAGAAGCAGGAGCAGGAGCAGAAGCCTGCATAGAGGAAGACACAGGGATAGGAGTCGTGACCGAGATAGGAGTCACGACCGGGAGAGACGCCGAAAGAGACGAACGAGCGAAGAAcggagcgaaaaaaaacactcctCACACGACAAGTCGCACAGAGACCACCGTGATAGGTCACCCACGAAACGCGGAAGGAAATCCCACGAAGAATCGCACAGGAAGCAGGACAAGTCCGCATCGAGATCGTCCAGATCGTACAGTTCCGGAGAAGGTAAAGAGCATAGAAAAGACAAGTACCAAATTAATGAAGGCGAattaattaacaaatttagaaaaatagaAAGCCAAAAGGCACTCGCCACTGGAAAGGATTATGCTCGCAGACCCACGTCATACAAATCCTCTCTCACCATAAGGGTAGAGAATATCcaaacgagaaaaaaatccaTTTCGAGATCTCCCAAAAGAATAGACAAAACGGTGAGTCATTTGCAGAAGGATGAAAAGGGTACTGAAAATGTTGCGACGGAAGACTCCAAATTGATGCAGCTAATGCAAAGGTATAACAAAGAGGACGATGGTGAGGcgaaaagtaaaatgaaCGCTGGAGATATGGATGAAATGGATGTCATGACATTGGGGTAA